Below is a genomic region from Patescibacteria group bacterium.
TGTTCGATTTTGTAGCATTGTTTTATTTTATCTTATGCGACCGCGGTCTTTAACGGGATTCATGTTTTCTAGTTGGTGGTTGGTAGTGTATAGTTTGTAGATTTTTATCGATTCTACCAACTATCAACTACTGACTACTCACTATTTATCGTGTTCAATAGTTACCGACAAACCTTTGGGGCTCTTTTTTATTTCGTCTGCGACTTTATATGTTTCAACAATGAGTCTTAAAAATCTATCCAAGCGTTCTTTCAGAAAGGTAAACTCCATGTATTTGTACCGTCCCCAGAGAAACAAATCTATTTTCACACGGTGTCCTTCCTTGAGCCAGCCCGACACCCGCTTTGCCTTGAGATTAAGGTCGTGCTCTCCGGTGCCGATCTTTACTTGGACTGTTTTTGTCTCAGTGACGTGAGATTTTGCCTTGATCGCCTTTTGCTTTTTCTTCTGCTCGTACTGGAACTTACCATAGTCCATTATTTTTGCGACCGGTGGATTGGCCTTTGGCGACACCTCAATCAAGTCCAAATCTGCCGTACGTGC
It encodes:
- the infC gene encoding translation initiation factor IF-3, whose protein sequence is MIERVRINNQIRVRELRVMGADGANLGVISLDEAIKHARTADLDLIEVSPKANPPVAKIMDYGKFQYEQKKKQKAIKAKSHVTETKTVQVKIGTGEHDLNLKAKRVSGWLKEGHRVKIDLFLWGRYKYMEFTFLKERLDRFLRLIVETYKVADEIKKSPKGLSVTIEHDK